The Methyloferula stellata AR4 genome includes a window with the following:
- the infB gene encoding translation initiation factor IF-2 yields MSETKNTGDTTLSVTPTKTLSLKRPVEAGIVRQSFSHGRSKAVVVEKVKRRAIAPGEAHAPAAPAPAPAAPAVPPPAAAAAAPAPAPKQVAPAAAARPQPAAKQSQAPARVEQSRQQRSSSGVVLRTLTEEEREARARALSESRIREDEDRKRAEIDAKARAEREAAEAIERAAAEARKREEDARRAQESEAKRRSETEAKRRLAGEPPAPPAPGSAPGVRRPISSAPATAAPLVPVAARPAGAPAEEEAATRIIRRPGVAPKVVVARPVRGAEQKSRGRLTVSSATGEEDERTRSVAAFRRRTQRLKGHFDEPKEKLSREVILPETITVQELANRMSERGVDVIKLLMKQGQMAKITDVIDADTAQLLAEELGHTVKRVAEADVEEGLFDTPDIDDHLVPRPPVVTIMGHVDHGKTSLLDAIRHANVVSGEAGGITQHIGAYQVVAPNGLPVTFIDTPGHAAFTAMRARGAKVTDIVVLVVAADDGVMPQTIEAIAHARAAHVPMIVAINKIDKPDAKPERVRSELLQYEVQVESMGGETLEVEVSAMQRTNLDKLLDLIALQAELLDLKANPDRSAEGTVIEASLDRGRGPVATVLVQRGTLKVGDVIVGGSHWGHVRALIDDKGANCQSAGPSMPVEVLGFGGSPEAGDRVAVVETEARAREITEYRERQRRDKAAARGAARGSLADMMSQLKTAGRKEFPLVIKGDVQGSVEAIIATLEKLNTEEVAARVLHAGVGGITESDITLAAASHAAVLGFNVRAHKEARALAEQDGIEIRYYNIIYNLVDDVKAAMSGMLDPTLREDMLGNAQILEVFNISKVGKVAGCRVTDGIVQRGANVRLIRDNVVVHEGKLSTLKRFKDEVKEVVAGQECGMAFENYQDMRVGDVIECYTVTEIKRSL; encoded by the coding sequence ATGAGTGAAACCAAGAATACCGGCGATACAACTTTGAGCGTCACGCCCACCAAAACCCTGTCGCTGAAGCGGCCGGTCGAAGCGGGTATCGTGCGCCAGAGTTTTTCGCATGGTCGTTCCAAGGCCGTCGTAGTCGAAAAGGTCAAGCGCCGGGCAATCGCTCCTGGCGAAGCGCATGCGCCTGCCGCGCCGGCGCCCGCACCTGCTGCTCCCGCGGTGCCACCGCCGGCTGCCGCCGCCGCCGCGCCGGCTCCCGCGCCGAAACAGGTAGCGCCTGCCGCCGCCGCACGGCCGCAACCCGCCGCGAAACAATCCCAGGCTCCGGCGCGTGTGGAACAAAGCCGCCAGCAGCGTTCGTCGAGCGGCGTCGTATTGCGGACATTGACGGAAGAAGAACGCGAGGCGCGTGCCCGCGCCTTGTCCGAATCGCGCATCCGCGAAGACGAGGATCGCAAGCGCGCCGAGATCGATGCCAAGGCCCGCGCCGAGCGCGAGGCGGCCGAGGCGATCGAACGTGCCGCTGCGGAAGCCCGCAAACGCGAGGAAGATGCACGCCGCGCCCAGGAATCCGAAGCCAAGCGCCGTTCCGAAACCGAGGCCAAGCGCCGTCTGGCGGGCGAGCCCCCGGCACCGCCCGCGCCGGGTTCGGCTCCGGGCGTCCGCAGACCGATCTCGTCCGCGCCCGCAACCGCCGCGCCCTTGGTGCCAGTCGCCGCGCGGCCGGCCGGTGCTCCGGCCGAAGAAGAAGCCGCGACGCGCATCATCCGCCGGCCCGGCGTTGCGCCCAAAGTCGTGGTGGCCCGTCCCGTGCGTGGCGCCGAACAGAAAAGCCGCGGCCGTCTCACCGTTTCGAGCGCGACGGGCGAAGAGGACGAGCGCACGCGCTCGGTTGCCGCTTTCCGCCGCCGTACGCAAAGGCTCAAAGGGCATTTCGACGAGCCGAAGGAAAAACTATCGCGCGAAGTGATCCTGCCCGAGACGATCACGGTCCAGGAACTCGCCAACCGCATGTCGGAGCGTGGCGTCGATGTGATCAAGCTTCTGATGAAGCAGGGTCAGATGGCTAAGATCACCGATGTGATCGATGCCGATACCGCGCAGCTCCTCGCCGAGGAATTGGGCCATACGGTCAAGCGCGTCGCCGAAGCGGATGTCGAAGAGGGCCTTTTCGATACGCCGGATATCGACGATCATCTCGTACCCCGGCCGCCCGTGGTCACGATCATGGGCCATGTCGATCATGGCAAGACTTCGCTTCTCGATGCCATCCGCCATGCCAACGTGGTCTCCGGCGAAGCCGGCGGCATCACCCAGCATATCGGCGCCTATCAGGTCGTGGCGCCGAACGGCCTGCCCGTGACCTTCATCGATACGCCCGGCCACGCCGCCTTTACCGCGATGCGCGCGCGCGGCGCCAAGGTGACGGATATCGTGGTGCTCGTCGTAGCGGCCGATGACGGCGTCATGCCGCAGACCATCGAAGCCATCGCCCATGCGCGCGCCGCGCATGTGCCGATGATCGTGGCGATCAACAAAATTGACAAGCCCGACGCGAAGCCGGAGCGCGTGCGCTCCGAACTGCTGCAATATGAAGTGCAGGTCGAGTCCATGGGCGGCGAGACGCTCGAAGTCGAAGTCTCCGCCATGCAGAGGACCAATCTCGACAAGCTGCTCGATCTGATCGCGCTGCAGGCCGAACTGCTCGACTTGAAGGCGAACCCAGACCGCAGCGCCGAAGGCACGGTGATCGAGGCCAGTCTCGATCGCGGCCGCGGCCCCGTCGCGACCGTGCTCGTTCAGCGTGGCACGCTCAAGGTCGGCGACGTGATCGTCGGCGGCTCGCATTGGGGCCATGTGCGGGCGCTCATCGACGACAAGGGCGCGAATTGCCAGTCCGCCGGTCCGTCTATGCCTGTCGAAGTTTTGGGCTTCGGCGGCTCGCCTGAGGCAGGCGACCGTGTGGCTGTGGTCGAGACGGAAGCCAGAGCGCGCGAAATCACCGAATATCGCGAGCGTCAGAGGCGCGACAAGGCCGCTGCACGCGGCGCCGCCCGCGGCTCTCTGGCCGATATGATGAGCCAATTGAAGACGGCGGGCCGCAAGGAATTCCCGCTTGTCATCAAGGGCGACGTGCAGGGCTCGGTCGAAGCCATTATCGCGACGCTCGAAAAGCTCAATACCGAAGAAGTCGCGGCGCGTGTCCTTCATGCGGGTGTCGGCGGCATCACCGAATCCGACATCACCCTGGCGGCCGCGTCGCATGCGGCCGTGCTCGGCTTCAACGTGCGCGCTCATAAAGAGGCGCGGGCGCTCGCCGAACAGGACGGCATCGAGATCCGCTATTACAACATCATCTATAATCTCGTGGATGATGTGAAAGCGGCCATGTCGGGCATGCTCGACCCGACGCTGCGCGAAGACATGCTCGGCAATGCGCAGATCCTCGAAGTGTTCAACATTTCGAAGGTCGGCAAGGTCGCTGGCTGCCGCGTCACCGACGGCATCGTCCAGCGCGGCGCCAATGTCCGCCTGATCCGCGACAATGTCGTCGTGCATGAAGGCAAGCTCTCGACGCTGAAGCGCTTCAAGGACGAGGTCAAGGAAGTCGTGGCCGGACAGGAATGCGGCATGGCCTTCGAGAACTACCAGGACATGCGCGTCGGTGACGTGATCGAGTGCTACACGGTCACGGAGATCAAGCGCTCGCTTTAA
- the rbfA gene encoding 30S ribosome-binding factor RbfA: protein MPRAHQQGGEPSHRVLRVAELIRHTVSDLLTRAAINDPELEGRVITIPDVRMSPDLKLATVYVLPLGGKDVAGVVAALERHKKFVRAEIARNVNLKFAPEVRFKADQSFEASAKINALFEKPEVKRDLDGKKDEAE from the coding sequence ATGCCAAGAGCTCATCAACAGGGCGGCGAGCCTTCACATCGCGTGTTGCGTGTCGCTGAACTCATCCGTCACACCGTGTCGGATTTGCTGACCCGTGCCGCTATCAATGACCCCGAGCTCGAAGGCCGCGTCATAACCATTCCCGACGTGCGCATGAGCCCCGATTTGAAGCTCGCGACCGTCTATGTGCTGCCGCTCGGCGGCAAGGATGTGGCAGGCGTCGTCGCGGCGCTCGAACGCCATAAGAAATTCGTGCGCGCCGAGATTGCGCGCAACGTCAATCTCAAATTCGCGCCCGAAGTGCGTTTCAAAGCCGATCAAAGCTTCGAGGCCAGCGCTAAAATCAATGCCTTGTTCGAGAAGCCGGAAGTCAAGCGCGATCTCGACGGGAAGAAGGACGAGGCGGAGTGA
- the truB gene encoding tRNA pseudouridine(55) synthase TruB — protein MSAPRSNRVEVNGWVILDKPVGMTSTHAVSRLKRIFNAKKAGHAGTLDPLASGVLPIAFGEATKTVPFVQDGEKAYRFTVRWGAETNTDDSDGIVVSQSEQRPTVEQIARLLPRFTGLISQRPPAFSAIKVDGERAYDLARAGEVVDLAERPVTIHALDLVSATAEEAVLEARCSKGTYVRALARDLGRELQCLGHVTALRRTRVGPFSEGEAVTLAALMEGADVPLALQCVEAGLTEMQRIAVDRDAAARLRRGQPILLRGQDSPLQGPAYAACGGVVIAVGAIEKGELVPGRVFNLPF, from the coding sequence GTGAGCGCGCCGCGGTCCAATCGTGTCGAGGTCAATGGCTGGGTCATCCTCGATAAGCCAGTCGGCATGACTTCGACCCATGCCGTGTCGCGTCTCAAACGCATCTTCAACGCGAAGAAGGCCGGCCATGCCGGCACGCTCGATCCTTTGGCCTCGGGCGTCTTGCCGATCGCCTTCGGCGAGGCAACGAAGACGGTGCCTTTCGTCCAGGACGGCGAAAAGGCCTATCGCTTTACGGTGCGCTGGGGCGCCGAGACCAATACGGATGATTCGGACGGCATCGTCGTGAGCCAATCCGAGCAGCGTCCGACGGTTGAACAGATTGCGCGGCTTCTGCCGCGATTCACGGGCCTGATCTCGCAGCGTCCGCCGGCCTTTTCGGCGATCAAGGTCGATGGCGAACGCGCCTATGATCTGGCGCGCGCAGGTGAGGTGGTCGATCTCGCGGAGCGGCCGGTCACGATCCATGCGCTCGATCTGGTGTCGGCGACGGCGGAAGAAGCTGTCCTCGAAGCCAGATGCAGCAAGGGCACTTATGTCCGCGCGCTGGCGCGCGACCTCGGACGCGAGCTGCAATGTCTCGGGCATGTGACGGCTTTGCGCCGGACGCGCGTCGGTCCCTTTAGCGAAGGTGAAGCCGTGACGCTCGCCGCCTTGATGGAAGGCGCGGATGTGCCGCTCGCGCTGCAATGCGTCGAAGCCGGTCTCACGGAAATGCAGCGCATCGCGGTCGATCGCGATGCGGCCGCGCGGCTGCGGCGGGGACAGCCCATTCTGTTGCGCGGGCAAGATAGCCCGCTGCAGGGGCCGGCCTATGCGGCTTGCGGCGGCGTCGTCATCGCGGTCGGCGCCATCGAGAAGGGCGAACTCGTCCCCGGACGCGTGTTCAATCTGCCGTTCTGA
- a CDS encoding AraC family transcriptional regulator yields MPNEKPSPLLHAGSECTFWAGSADYLAGHQGGAPVFLTGLYGKFRLRLFGQPWMLCRAALIPPGVWHELDFAGEPFAALYIEPKHGGLNAMSPLLRVSSNVQNVSMGDSDTIPLLRTFYEDPFSEQWVENALSDLLAFSRRTAETESIEPRLVRVADLLIESCADPRPVSEFARAAGLSTSRFQHLFTQQFGVPFRRYRAWNRLRTAWLQVAKGATITEAAHMAGFFDSAHFAHEYRRTFGRAASNGLRRMVRTSGQA; encoded by the coding sequence ATGCCGAACGAAAAGCCGAGCCCGCTCCTGCATGCCGGAAGCGAGTGTACCTTCTGGGCGGGGAGCGCGGATTATCTTGCCGGACATCAAGGCGGGGCGCCGGTTTTTCTCACGGGCCTCTATGGAAAATTCCGGCTTCGCCTGTTTGGGCAGCCATGGATGCTGTGCCGCGCCGCGCTTATTCCCCCGGGCGTATGGCACGAGCTCGACTTCGCCGGCGAGCCGTTCGCTGCCCTCTACATCGAGCCCAAACATGGCGGTTTGAACGCCATGTCACCATTGTTGCGCGTGTCTTCGAATGTTCAAAACGTGTCGATGGGAGATTCAGACACGATCCCATTGCTGCGGACGTTCTATGAAGACCCGTTCAGTGAGCAATGGGTGGAGAACGCCTTAAGCGACCTATTGGCCTTCAGCCGTCGAACGGCAGAGACGGAATCGATTGAGCCGCGCCTGGTAAGAGTCGCGGATCTTCTCATTGAGAGCTGCGCCGATCCCAGGCCGGTGAGTGAATTCGCGCGGGCCGCGGGCCTTTCCACGTCTCGATTCCAACATTTATTTACGCAGCAATTCGGCGTGCCATTCCGGCGCTATCGGGCTTGGAACAGATTGCGGACGGCGTGGCTGCAGGTCGCAAAGGGTGCCACCATTACCGAAGCCGCCCATATGGCCGGCTTTTTCGATTCAGCACATTTCGCTCATGAATATCGGCGAACCTTCGGCAGGGCGGCTTCAAACGGACTTCGCCGAATGGTGCGGACAAGCGGGCAGGCATGA
- the pnp gene encoding polyribonucleotide nucleotidyltransferase, with translation MFDIHREEIDWAGHKLVLETGKIARQADGAVLATYGETTVLATVVSAKTPKAGIDFFPLTVNYQEKAFAAGRIPGGYFKREGRPSEKETLVSRLIDRPIRPLFPDGYRNDTQVVVTVLSHDLDNDPDILSMVATSAALTLSGVPFMGPVGAARVGYINGEFKVNPTTSEIKESALELVVAGTADAVLMVESEAKELSEEIMLAAVMAGHRGFQPVIEAIIRLAEKAAKEPRDLVIADKTEIEAAVLGIAETDLREAYKITAKQERYKAVDAVKVKVMGAMFPEGVEPKFSKEAVGEVFHDLQAKVVRWNVLDTGIRIDGRDVKTVRPILAEVGILPRTHGSALFTRGETQALVVATLGTGEDEQFIDSLEGTYKERFLLHYNFPPYSVGETGRMGSPGRREIGHGKLAWRAIRPMLPTAAEFPYTIRVVSEITESNGSSSMATVCGSSLALMDAGVPLKRPTAGIAMGLILEGSRYAVLSDILGDEDHLGDMDFKVAGTELGVTSLQMDIKITGINEEIMRVALGQAKEGRLHILGEMAKALTGARAELGEFAPRIETLKIATDKIREVIGTGGKVIREIVEKTGAKINIEDDGTIKVASSDANSIKAAIAWIKSIATDPEVGQIYEGTVVKVVDFGAFVNFYGSKDGLVHISQLAKGRVAKTGDVVKDGDKVKVKLLGFDERGKVRLSMRSVDQETGEDLDLKEKTMEQQEAGE, from the coding sequence ATGTTCGATATCCATCGCGAAGAAATAGACTGGGCCGGTCATAAGCTCGTTCTAGAAACAGGGAAAATCGCCAGGCAGGCGGATGGCGCGGTTCTCGCGACCTACGGCGAGACCACGGTTCTCGCCACGGTCGTCTCCGCCAAGACACCGAAGGCCGGCATCGATTTTTTCCCGCTCACCGTCAATTATCAGGAAAAGGCTTTCGCGGCCGGCCGCATTCCCGGCGGCTATTTCAAGCGCGAAGGCCGCCCGTCGGAAAAAGAGACGCTCGTCTCGCGCCTGATCGACCGGCCGATCCGGCCTCTGTTTCCGGACGGCTACCGCAACGACACGCAGGTCGTCGTGACCGTGCTCTCGCATGATCTCGACAATGATCCGGACATTCTGTCGATGGTCGCGACCTCCGCCGCACTGACGCTTTCGGGAGTTCCCTTCATGGGACCGGTCGGCGCGGCGCGCGTCGGCTATATCAACGGCGAATTCAAGGTCAATCCGACCACCTCCGAGATCAAGGAGTCGGCGCTCGAACTCGTCGTTGCCGGCACGGCCGATGCCGTGCTCATGGTCGAATCCGAGGCCAAGGAATTATCCGAAGAGATCATGCTCGCCGCCGTCATGGCCGGGCATCGCGGTTTCCAGCCGGTCATCGAGGCGATCATCCGGCTCGCCGAAAAGGCTGCCAAGGAGCCGCGCGACCTCGTCATTGCCGACAAGACGGAGATCGAGGCCGCGGTTCTCGGCATCGCCGAAACGGATCTCCGCGAGGCCTATAAGATTACCGCCAAGCAGGAGCGCTATAAGGCCGTCGACGCCGTCAAGGTGAAGGTCATGGGCGCGATGTTCCCGGAGGGCGTCGAACCGAAATTTTCCAAGGAGGCAGTCGGCGAAGTCTTCCACGACCTGCAAGCCAAGGTGGTGCGCTGGAACGTGCTCGACACCGGCATCCGCATCGACGGCCGCGACGTCAAAACCGTGCGCCCGATCCTCGCCGAAGTCGGCATCCTGCCGCGCACCCATGGCTCCGCCTTGTTTACCCGCGGCGAAACCCAGGCGCTGGTCGTTGCAACGCTCGGCACCGGCGAGGACGAACAATTCATCGACAGTCTCGAAGGCACGTACAAAGAGCGCTTCCTGCTGCATTATAATTTCCCGCCCTATTCGGTCGGCGAAACGGGCCGCATGGGTTCGCCCGGCCGCCGCGAAATCGGCCATGGCAAGCTCGCCTGGCGCGCCATTCGTCCGATGCTGCCGACAGCGGCGGAATTCCCGTATACGATCCGCGTTGTGTCGGAGATCACCGAGTCGAACGGATCGTCGTCGATGGCAACCGTCTGCGGTTCGTCGCTTGCCTTGATGGATGCGGGCGTCCCGCTGAAGCGCCCGACCGCCGGCATCGCCATGGGCTTGATCCTCGAAGGCAGCCGCTACGCGGTGCTCTCGGATATTCTCGGCGACGAGGATCATCTGGGCGACATGGACTTCAAGGTCGCCGGCACGGAGCTCGGCGTCACCTCGCTGCAAATGGACATCAAGATCACCGGCATCAACGAGGAGATCATGCGCGTCGCGCTTGGCCAGGCCAAGGAAGGACGCCTCCATATTCTTGGCGAGATGGCCAAGGCCCTGACCGGCGCCCGCGCCGAACTCGGCGAATTTGCGCCGCGTATCGAGACCTTGAAGATTGCGACCGACAAGATCCGCGAAGTGATCGGCACCGGCGGCAAGGTCATTCGCGAGATCGTCGAAAAGACCGGCGCCAAGATCAACATCGAGGATGACGGCACGATCAAGGTGGCATCCTCCGACGCCAATTCGATCAAGGCCGCCATCGCCTGGATCAAGTCGATCGCGACCGACCCGGAAGTCGGCCAGATCTACGAAGGAACGGTCGTCAAGGTCGTGGACTTCGGCGCCTTCGTGAATTTCTACGGATCGAAGGATGGCCTCGTGCATATTTCGCAGCTCGCCAAGGGCCGGGTTGCGAAGACGGGCGATGTCGTCAAGGACGGCGACAAGGTCAAGGTGAAACTGCTCGGCTTCGACGAACGCGGCAAGGTGCGCCTCTCCATGCGCTCTGTCGATCAGGAGACGGGCGAGGATCTCGACCTGAAAGAAAAGACGATGGAACAGCAGGAAGCGGGCGAATAG
- the rpsO gene encoding 30S ribosomal protein S15, with translation MSITPERKQTLVKEYATKPSDTGSPEVQVAILTERIANLTEHFKTHAKDNHSRRGLLKMVSQRRSLLDYVKARDEPRYKSLIERLGIRR, from the coding sequence ATGTCGATTACGCCGGAGCGTAAGCAGACGCTCGTCAAAGAATATGCCACAAAGCCGAGCGATACGGGTTCGCCCGAGGTGCAGGTCGCGATCCTGACCGAACGGATCGCCAATCTCACCGAGCACTTCAAGACGCATGCGAAAGACAATCATTCGCGTCGCGGCCTGCTCAAAATGGTCTCGCAGCGCCGCAGCCTCTTGGACTATGTGAAAGCGCGGGACGAACCACGCTATAAGTCCCTGATCGAGCGCCTCGGCATCCGCCGCTAG